A stretch of the Bacillota bacterium genome encodes the following:
- a CDS encoding PolC-type DNA polymerase III: MVMALYTIEPSAECRTVGSLALKNQDAGAIPAELAQLAVERVEVCTKTQTLRVYLSGDRAIADSGHRQLVVWFRERVAEICRREGFAPEVAPQVDVVIDSDQDTTSDQKQAQSQSISPEPQSPYLTVDEDDYMNLVVSHADHLRNGQAASTASNGQASKGKPRKGSALLGRGIADTPVSIATIDDEERSIVIQGEVIKIDVRETRAGRYIISFIVSDWQDSIEVKVFSEDSQLADALRSGMWVKVRGGVQLDRFSQELTVLARDIVEVDKPVRVDGAPEKRVELHLHTKMSAMDATVNVAEAIKIAASWGHPAIAITDHGVVQAYPDAWAAGKKHGIKVIYGLEGYLIDGDDPKARSYHIVILAKNYTGLKNLYRLVSLSHLQYFYRRPKLPREEIIKHREGLIIGSACESGELFRALLDNADETKLSQIASFYDYLEIQPLSNNQFLIGTAVESREDLKNLNRRIVELGQKLGKPVVATGDVHFLEPQDEVYRRILMAGQGYSDADNQPELYFRTTEEMLDEFSYLGEDRAKWVVVDAPRQISDQIEEMQPVPDGLHAPVLEGAEEKVKEMTYSQARQIYGEELPEIVAKRLDKELSSILGHGFAVLYYIAHKLVKKSLSDGYLVGSRGSVGSSLVATMCQITEVNPLPPHYVCPECKFSEFITDGSWATGPDLPDRDCPRCGQPLNKDGFNIPFEVFLGFHGDKVPDIDLNFSGEYQPTVHKYCEELFGREYVYRAGTIGTLADKTAYGFVRKYFESKGQRIRSAEVERLVQGCTGVRRTTGQHPGGMMVVPSDRDIFEFTPIQYPANDPSSGVITTHFDYNAIQDQLVKLDILGHDDPTSLRMLQDLTGVDVRKIPLDDPKTMALFSNTESLQVSPEDIGTSVGSLGIPEFGTGFVRRMLEEIRPTTFGELVRISGFSHGTNVWTNNAQELIASGICTAREAIATRDDIMNYLIQLGMEPGHAFRIMEQVRKGRGLKEEDKVLMRQVNTPSWYIDSCEKISYLFPKAHAVAYVIMAFRIAYFKVHHPLAYYATYFTVRADFDASLALRSVEELRQMINKIQSKGNDATAKEKNTMTVCEVLVEAKMRNVKFFPVDLYQSDPYRFLIKGDGLLLPLGGLAGVGVNAAAALAKAAAEGEFTSVEDLQARSGVTKPVVEALRDSGALDGLPESAQISLF; this comes from the coding sequence ATGGTAATGGCACTATACACAATTGAGCCTTCTGCAGAGTGCAGAACCGTCGGCAGTTTGGCCTTGAAGAACCAGGACGCCGGTGCTATCCCTGCAGAGTTAGCTCAGCTGGCGGTAGAACGGGTTGAGGTCTGTACCAAGACTCAGACCCTGCGGGTATACTTATCGGGGGATAGGGCGATAGCAGATTCCGGTCACCGACAACTGGTAGTTTGGTTCCGGGAAAGAGTCGCAGAGATATGCCGGCGAGAGGGTTTTGCCCCGGAAGTGGCACCTCAGGTCGATGTCGTGATTGATTCAGATCAAGACACTACCTCCGATCAGAAGCAGGCGCAATCGCAGTCAATTAGCCCAGAGCCTCAATCCCCGTACCTAACTGTCGATGAGGACGATTACATGAATCTTGTGGTCAGCCATGCTGATCACCTCCGAAATGGGCAGGCTGCTTCCACCGCCAGTAATGGCCAGGCCAGTAAAGGCAAGCCTCGGAAAGGTTCGGCCTTGCTGGGACGAGGGATTGCCGACACCCCGGTCTCCATCGCCACCATTGATGATGAGGAAAGAAGCATCGTTATTCAAGGCGAAGTCATCAAAATCGATGTCAGGGAGACGAGAGCCGGCCGGTACATTATCTCCTTCATTGTCTCGGATTGGCAGGATTCCATCGAGGTTAAGGTCTTTTCCGAGGATTCGCAGCTGGCCGATGCCCTTCGCAGTGGGATGTGGGTGAAGGTGAGGGGCGGTGTGCAGCTAGATCGCTTTAGTCAAGAGCTGACGGTATTAGCTCGAGATATCGTTGAGGTTGACAAGCCGGTGCGGGTTGACGGGGCGCCGGAAAAGCGAGTCGAGTTACATCTACACACCAAGATGAGTGCGATGGATGCCACGGTAAACGTAGCTGAAGCGATTAAGATCGCAGCCTCGTGGGGGCATCCAGCCATTGCTATTACCGATCATGGAGTTGTGCAGGCCTATCCCGATGCCTGGGCCGCGGGGAAGAAGCATGGGATCAAGGTGATCTACGGTCTGGAGGGTTATCTCATCGATGGCGATGACCCTAAGGCGCGATCTTATCATATTGTTATCTTGGCGAAGAATTACACGGGACTGAAGAACCTCTATCGGTTGGTTTCTCTGTCTCATCTACAGTATTTCTATCGTCGTCCTAAGCTGCCAAGAGAAGAGATTATCAAGCATCGGGAAGGATTGATTATTGGTTCGGCTTGTGAGTCTGGGGAATTGTTTCGGGCCTTGCTGGACAATGCTGATGAGACCAAACTTTCCCAGATTGCGTCCTTCTATGATTACCTAGAAATCCAGCCGCTGTCCAACAACCAGTTTCTCATCGGAACTGCCGTGGAGAGCCGAGAGGATCTAAAGAATCTGAATCGGCGCATCGTGGAGTTGGGTCAAAAGCTGGGAAAACCCGTAGTTGCCACCGGTGATGTTCACTTTCTGGAACCCCAGGATGAAGTTTATCGCCGCATCTTGATGGCAGGACAAGGGTACTCCGACGCGGACAACCAGCCGGAATTATACTTCCGTACTACCGAAGAGATGCTTGATGAGTTTTCTTATCTTGGAGAAGACAGGGCAAAGTGGGTAGTGGTCGATGCTCCCCGCCAGATTTCCGATCAGATTGAGGAAATGCAGCCGGTCCCCGACGGACTGCATGCCCCGGTGCTGGAGGGCGCTGAAGAAAAGGTCAAGGAGATGACCTATAGCCAGGCGCGGCAAATCTACGGCGAGGAATTGCCGGAGATTGTGGCTAAGCGCTTGGACAAGGAGCTTTCATCGATCTTGGGCCATGGATTTGCGGTTCTGTATTACATCGCCCACAAGTTAGTGAAGAAATCCTTGAGCGATGGGTATCTCGTTGGGTCTCGGGGTTCCGTGGGTTCTTCGCTGGTGGCAACGATGTGTCAGATCACCGAGGTGAATCCCCTCCCACCCCACTATGTATGTCCTGAGTGTAAATTCTCGGAGTTCATCACCGATGGCTCCTGGGCGACGGGCCCCGATCTGCCGGATAGGGATTGTCCCCGCTGTGGACAGCCCCTGAACAAGGATGGATTTAATATTCCCTTTGAAGTATTCTTGGGCTTTCACGGGGACAAGGTTCCCGACATTGACCTGAACTTCTCCGGTGAGTATCAACCGACGGTGCACAAATACTGCGAGGAGTTGTTTGGGCGGGAATACGTATATCGGGCAGGGACCATCGGGACCTTGGCTGACAAGACCGCCTACGGCTTTGTTCGCAAGTACTTTGAGAGCAAAGGCCAAAGGATTCGGTCCGCGGAGGTGGAGCGCCTAGTTCAGGGATGCACCGGAGTGCGGCGGACTACCGGGCAGCATCCCGGAGGGATGATGGTGGTTCCCAGTGACCGTGATATCTTTGAATTCACACCGATTCAGTATCCGGCCAATGACCCCAGCAGTGGAGTGATAACCACCCACTTTGATTACAATGCTATTCAGGATCAGCTGGTAAAATTGGACATTCTCGGGCACGATGATCCCACGTCCTTGCGCATGTTACAGGATTTGACGGGGGTTGATGTCAGAAAGATTCCCCTGGATGATCCCAAGACGATGGCTTTATTCTCCAACACCGAGAGTCTGCAGGTGAGCCCAGAGGACATCGGTACCTCCGTAGGCAGCTTGGGCATTCCAGAATTCGGTACGGGGTTTGTTCGCCGGATGCTGGAGGAGATTCGGCCTACCACCTTTGGTGAATTGGTTCGGATCAGTGGTTTTTCCCATGGAACCAATGTGTGGACCAATAACGCTCAGGAGTTAATTGCCTCAGGGATTTGCACAGCCCGGGAAGCCATCGCCACCCGAGATGATATCATGAATTACCTAATTCAGCTGGGGATGGAGCCAGGCCATGCCTTCCGGATTATGGAACAGGTGCGAAAGGGTAGAGGGTTGAAGGAAGAAGACAAGGTACTGATGCGCCAGGTGAATACTCCAAGTTGGTATATTGATTCCTGTGAAAAGATCAGTTACCTGTTTCCCAAGGCCCACGCGGTGGCCTATGTAATCATGGCCTTTCGGATTGCCTATTTTAAGGTGCATCATCCCTTGGCCTACTATGCCACTTACTTTACCGTCCGGGCTGACTTTGATGCCAGTTTAGCCTTGCGGTCTGTGGAAGAACTGCGCCAGATGATCAACAAGATTCAAAGCAAGGGAAATGATGCCACGGCCAAGGAGAAGAACACGATGACGGTCTGTGAGGTTTTGGTTGAGGCGAAGATGCGGAATGTGAAGTTTTTCCCTGTGGATTTATATCAGTCCGATCCCTATCGCTTCCTAATTAAGGGGGACGGCCTGCTGCTGCCCTTGGGTGGGCTGGCAGGAGTAGGCGTGAACGCTGCGGCGGCCTTGGCCAAAGCAGCGGCAGAGGGTGAGTTCACCTCGGTGGAGGATCTGCAGGCTCGCAGCGGAGTTACCAAACCGGTGGTTGAGGCTTTGCGGGATAGCGGCGCCCTGGATGGCTTGCCCGAAAGCGCGCAGATCTCTCTCTTCTAG
- a CDS encoding glycosyltransferase family 2 protein has translation MRAAAIVPAYNEESTVAKVLEVLVTVPEIDEVILVNDGSTDRTSEIAASIPGVRVIDLPENRGKAYAMLKGARSTDAEVLVYFDADLIGLKPEHVIALLEPVLKQEVAMTYGVFTDGRWLTDLAQKVTPSLSGQRAMIREIMDNCENLEDAGYGVEVAISRYVKRHNLPQKRVGLLDVSHVIKEEKLGFVQGSAQRLRMYWEIMRSLRP, from the coding sequence ATGCGGGCTGCGGCTATTGTACCGGCCTATAACGAAGAGAGTACCGTTGCGAAGGTTCTCGAAGTGCTGGTGACTGTTCCTGAGATCGATGAAGTCATCTTGGTGAATGACGGATCCACCGATCGGACTTCGGAAATTGCAGCCTCGATTCCCGGTGTAAGAGTGATCGACCTCCCGGAAAATCGCGGTAAGGCCTATGCGATGCTCAAGGGAGCACGTAGTACCGATGCAGAGGTATTGGTGTACTTCGATGCTGACCTGATTGGCCTGAAGCCAGAGCATGTAATTGCACTATTGGAACCCGTTCTGAAGCAGGAAGTTGCCATGACCTATGGGGTATTTACCGATGGGCGTTGGCTAACGGATTTGGCCCAAAAGGTGACACCGTCTCTGTCGGGACAAAGGGCAATGATCCGGGAAATCATGGACAACTGTGAGAATCTAGAAGATGCAGGATACGGCGTTGAAGTAGCTATTTCACGTTATGTGAAGCGGCACAACCTGCCGCAAAAACGTGTTGGGTTGTTAGATGTCAGTCATGTCATTAAGGAAGAGAAGCTGGGGTTTGTTCAGGGCAGTGCCCAGCGTCTCCGCATGTATTGGGAAATCATGCGCTCCCTTAGGCCATAG
- a CDS encoding proline--tRNA ligase, translated as MRMSQLYAPTLREVPAEAEIVSHQLLLRAGLVRRISAGIYTYLPLGYRTLRKIMDIIREEMDKTGAQELMLPVIQPAELWHETGRWFDYGDEMMKVVDRHGRYFALGPTHEEVITDLVRSEINSYRQLPVVMYQIQNKYRDEIRPRFGLLRGREFVMKDAYSFDRDYDGLDCSYRTMYEAYQRIFARCGLDARPVEADSGAIGGTDTHEFMVICDDVGEADIAHCDNCGYAANVEKAISAFTPGPKVVVEEGSPRVVDTPEKRTITEVADFLSVPVTHLIKALVYIAGDRPVMAVVRGDHEVNEVKLARHLEVLEVELADSSVVEQVTGAPVGFGGPINLPEEIPVIVDREVMELRDAVCGANSLDQHYVGVEPWRDFPQVEVADIRMVTAGDPCPKCNAPLSVAPGIEVGQVFKLGTKYSQAMNATYLDESGKEQPLVMGCYGIGVSRTLAAVIEKHHDDDGIIWPVSIAPYHVIVVPVNWKDAEQKTTAEELYQRMQELGIEVILDDRDERPGVKFKDADLIGIPIRIVVGRSVKDGKVEFKLRWEEKAELVELSAVIDKVSEIVHTAR; from the coding sequence ATGAGAATGAGCCAGCTGTATGCTCCGACCCTGCGGGAGGTTCCTGCAGAAGCGGAGATAGTAAGTCATCAACTACTATTGCGGGCGGGATTGGTGCGCAGAATATCCGCCGGCATTTATACCTACTTACCTTTGGGATACCGGACATTGCGCAAGATAATGGACATCATCCGAGAGGAGATGGACAAGACTGGCGCCCAGGAGTTGATGCTTCCGGTGATTCAGCCTGCGGAGCTATGGCATGAGACGGGACGCTGGTTTGATTACGGTGATGAAATGATGAAGGTAGTCGATCGCCATGGTCGTTACTTTGCCTTGGGTCCGACCCACGAGGAAGTGATCACGGACCTGGTCCGCTCCGAGATTAACTCCTACCGACAACTGCCGGTGGTGATGTATCAAATTCAAAATAAGTACCGTGATGAGATTCGTCCTCGGTTCGGCCTGCTGCGGGGGCGGGAATTTGTCATGAAGGATGCCTATTCCTTCGACCGGGACTATGACGGCTTAGATTGCAGCTACCGGACCATGTATGAGGCGTATCAGCGGATCTTTGCTCGTTGTGGTTTGGATGCCCGACCGGTGGAGGCGGATTCCGGCGCCATTGGGGGAACAGATACCCACGAGTTTATGGTAATCTGCGACGATGTCGGTGAAGCCGATATCGCCCATTGTGACAACTGTGGCTATGCTGCCAACGTGGAGAAGGCGATCAGTGCCTTTACCCCTGGGCCTAAGGTAGTGGTGGAGGAGGGCAGTCCTCGGGTGGTGGATACTCCCGAGAAAAGGACTATCACCGAGGTAGCGGATTTCTTGTCGGTACCTGTCACCCACCTGATCAAGGCCCTGGTTTACATCGCTGGCGATCGGCCGGTGATGGCTGTTGTCCGAGGGGATCACGAGGTTAACGAGGTGAAGCTAGCCCGTCACCTAGAAGTGTTAGAGGTTGAGCTGGCCGATAGCAGTGTTGTGGAACAGGTGACCGGTGCTCCAGTAGGATTCGGTGGCCCCATCAATCTCCCAGAGGAGATCCCGGTAATCGTGGACCGCGAGGTGATGGAGCTGCGGGATGCTGTCTGTGGTGCCAACAGCCTTGACCAGCACTATGTTGGTGTTGAGCCCTGGAGAGATTTTCCTCAGGTGGAAGTTGCCGATATTCGGATGGTTACCGCCGGAGATCCCTGCCCCAAGTGTAATGCACCGCTGTCGGTGGCTCCGGGAATAGAGGTTGGCCAGGTGTTCAAGCTGGGAACCAAGTACAGTCAAGCGATGAATGCCACCTATCTCGATGAATCTGGAAAGGAACAGCCGCTGGTGATGGGCTGTTACGGAATCGGGGTCAGCCGAACGCTGGCTGCGGTGATCGAGAAACACCACGATGATGATGGCATCATCTGGCCCGTCAGCATTGCGCCCTATCATGTGATTGTGGTTCCTGTCAACTGGAAGGACGCTGAGCAGAAAACCACCGCGGAAGAATTGTATCAAAGAATGCAAGAGCTGGGCATAGAAGTGATTTTAGATGATCGCGATGAGCGGCCTGGCGTCAAGTTCAAGGATGCTGACCTGATCGGCATTCCCATCAGAATTGTAGTTGGCCGGAGTGTTAAGGATGGAAAAGTTGAATTCAAGCTGCGTTGGGAGGAGAAGGCGGAGCTAGTTGAGCTCTCGGCGGTGATTGATAAGGTTTCCGAAATAGTACATACTGCGAGATAG
- the ispG gene encoding flavodoxin-dependent (E)-4-hydroxy-3-methylbut-2-enyl-diphosphate synthase — MRQQTRQVKVKDVPIGGGAPVSIQSMTNTRTEDIAATLQQIKALAEAGCEIIRLAVPHAAAVEALPAIVAQSPIPVVADIHFDYRLALGAIEAGVHKLRINPGNIGSRDRVEAVVKAAAERNIPIRIGVNGGSLPRDILQRYGRTPEGMVEAALRHVKILEDLNFADIVISLKASSVPLTIAAYQLMASKVNYPLHIGVTEAGTVRSGTVKSAVGIGAILAAGVGDTIRVSLTGDPVQEVILAEEILRALQLRHQGLELISCPTCARCQIDLAAVAEEVQERIGGLSVPMTVAVMGCVVNGPGEAREADVGIAGGDGVALLFRKGQVVRKVPEAELVEALVAEVEQIAAERAGK, encoded by the coding sequence TTGAGGCAACAGACAAGACAGGTTAAGGTGAAGGATGTGCCTATCGGTGGCGGCGCGCCGGTGTCAATTCAGTCGATGACCAATACCAGGACCGAGGACATCGCCGCCACCCTGCAGCAAATCAAGGCTCTGGCTGAGGCGGGGTGTGAGATTATTCGGCTGGCTGTTCCCCATGCAGCGGCAGTGGAAGCCCTGCCGGCGATTGTCGCCCAGTCTCCGATTCCGGTGGTGGCCGATATTCATTTTGATTATCGCTTGGCTCTAGGTGCGATAGAGGCCGGGGTTCACAAACTGCGGATTAACCCCGGCAATATTGGCAGCAGAGACAGAGTGGAAGCGGTGGTCAAAGCCGCTGCTGAGCGCAATATCCCTATCCGGATCGGCGTCAACGGCGGATCACTGCCCAGGGACATTCTGCAGAGATATGGCAGAACCCCAGAAGGCATGGTGGAGGCTGCCCTACGCCATGTGAAGATATTAGAAGATCTCAATTTCGCCGATATTGTGATCTCGCTCAAGGCCTCCAGTGTCCCGCTGACCATTGCTGCCTACCAGCTGATGGCCAGCAAAGTGAACTACCCCTTGCATATCGGGGTGACGGAGGCGGGAACGGTCCGATCAGGCACTGTGAAGTCGGCAGTGGGCATCGGTGCCATCTTGGCCGCAGGGGTGGGAGATACCATTAGAGTTTCCCTCACCGGTGATCCCGTACAGGAGGTCATCCTGGCGGAGGAAATCCTGAGGGCACTGCAGCTGCGCCACCAAGGCCTCGAGCTGATTTCCTGTCCCACTTGCGCCCGGTGCCAGATTGATCTGGCCGCGGTGGCGGAAGAGGTGCAGGAAAGGATTGGCGGTTTGTCGGTGCCGATGACAGTAGCAGTGATGGGTTGTGTTGTCAACGGGCCTGGTGAAGCCCGGGAGGCCGATGTCGGCATTGCCGGCGGTGACGGAGTTGCCCTTCTGTTTAGGAAGGGGCAAGTGGTGCGCAAGGTTCCCGAGGCAGAATTGGTTGAGGCCCTGGTGGCAGAGGTCGAGCAAATTGCTGCAGAGAGGGCAGGCAAGTAA
- the rseP gene encoding RIP metalloprotease RseP — protein MSLILTFVLVLGPLIFFHELGHFLVTKAVGVKVHEFALGIGPALFKRRWGETVYSLRILPLGGFNRVAGLDEPDDPEDEVSETDDRSFLNRPLWQRVAMIAAGPAMNFLLAILLLSGYFAFVVIPPTVQGVVPNSPAHQGGLLPGDVILQVDGTEITSITELNQVVRSKEGVPLDLLIERQGQRQTLQVTPQRDPGDDVVRLGISVWEKPRLGLWDSVRVGTLRTWQMTRDLVMALVGMITGRVEAELSGPIGIVQVVGQSAQMGGAYVLFLTAVLSINLGLFNLLPIPVLDGGWITLFIWEALRGKPIPAEHKGTAQMIGLVLLLALVLFATAQDLRRLF, from the coding sequence ATGAGTCTAATTCTGACCTTTGTCTTAGTGCTGGGACCGTTGATATTTTTCCATGAGTTGGGTCATTTCCTTGTCACAAAGGCTGTGGGGGTCAAGGTACATGAGTTTGCCTTGGGAATTGGTCCTGCTTTGTTCAAACGCCGTTGGGGTGAGACGGTGTATTCCCTACGAATACTGCCCTTAGGGGGATTTAACAGGGTGGCGGGCCTAGATGAACCGGATGATCCCGAGGACGAGGTCAGCGAGACCGATGACCGAAGTTTCCTCAACCGACCCCTATGGCAGCGGGTGGCAATGATCGCCGCCGGCCCCGCGATGAATTTTCTCTTGGCAATTCTGCTGCTCAGCGGCTACTTTGCCTTTGTCGTCATCCCTCCTACAGTCCAAGGAGTGGTTCCCAACTCTCCGGCCCATCAGGGGGGATTACTGCCCGGAGATGTCATCCTCCAAGTAGACGGAACAGAAATCACCAGCATCACCGAGCTAAATCAGGTGGTGAGAAGTAAGGAAGGTGTTCCTTTGGATCTGCTCATCGAACGGCAGGGCCAACGGCAGACACTACAGGTGACTCCTCAGCGAGACCCCGGCGATGATGTCGTGCGCTTAGGTATCTCGGTATGGGAGAAGCCTCGGTTGGGACTGTGGGACTCAGTCAGGGTGGGAACCCTGCGCACCTGGCAGATGACTCGGGATCTGGTGATGGCCCTCGTTGGTATGATTACCGGACGAGTAGAGGCAGAACTTTCCGGGCCCATCGGCATTGTCCAGGTCGTCGGTCAGTCGGCCCAGATGGGAGGCGCCTATGTCCTTTTCTTGACCGCGGTCCTCAGCATTAATCTCGGGCTGTTCAATCTGTTGCCGATTCCCGTCCTCGACGGGGGTTGGATTACGCTCTTTATCTGGGAGGCCCTGCGGGGTAAACCCATACCCGCTGAGCATAAGGGCACCGCTCAGATGATTGGCTTGGTGTTGTTGTTAGCCTTGGTTTTATTTGCAACGGCCCAGGATCTGCGCCGTTTGTTTTAG
- a CDS encoding 1-deoxy-D-xylulose-5-phosphate reductoisomerase: protein MRKLVLLGSTGSIGRQTLEVISQLPDWQVTGLAAGSNIELLAEQAVKFGVKTVAVADEERAKELAQRQRDLQVLAGQRGIEELVERVDCDLVAVAIVGAAGVSPTVRAIKAGKDIALSNKETLVAAGPLVMKMAEQQGVRILPVDSEHSAIFQCLNGEKSENLKRIYLTASGGPFRGFSLQEMEQVTPQMALAHPTWQMGGKITIDSATMMNKGLEVIEAVHLFQVGSDRIQVVVHPQSIVHSMVEYVDGSVIAQLGPTDMKIPIQYALTYPERMPAPTEGLDLFSASRLEFLPPDFERFPCLALAYQAIEVGGSLPAVLNAANEVAVEAFLQGMLPFTAIASVVEEVMQSHEVQPLTELEGVLACDAWARSHAHQIVKGWCR from the coding sequence TTGCGGAAACTAGTGTTGCTGGGTTCGACTGGTTCCATTGGACGTCAGACCCTGGAGGTCATATCCCAATTGCCCGACTGGCAGGTAACGGGGTTGGCCGCTGGGAGCAATATTGAGCTGTTAGCAGAGCAGGCAGTCAAATTCGGGGTGAAAACCGTTGCGGTGGCTGACGAAGAGCGGGCTAAGGAGCTGGCTCAAAGGCAGCGGGACCTTCAGGTGTTGGCGGGACAACGGGGAATTGAAGAGCTGGTGGAAAGGGTAGATTGTGATCTGGTGGCCGTGGCTATTGTTGGGGCAGCGGGAGTGAGCCCCACGGTCAGGGCTATTAAGGCAGGGAAGGATATTGCCCTATCAAACAAGGAGACCTTGGTTGCTGCCGGTCCCTTGGTGATGAAGATGGCAGAGCAGCAGGGAGTAAGGATCTTACCTGTAGACAGTGAGCACAGTGCCATTTTCCAGTGTCTCAACGGAGAAAAGTCCGAGAATCTCAAGCGCATTTATCTGACTGCTTCTGGAGGACCCTTTCGCGGATTTTCCCTGCAGGAGATGGAGCAGGTAACCCCCCAGATGGCGTTAGCCCATCCTACTTGGCAGATGGGGGGGAAAATTACCATCGATTCAGCTACCATGATGAACAAGGGGCTAGAAGTAATTGAAGCAGTGCACCTGTTCCAAGTAGGCAGTGATCGGATCCAGGTAGTTGTTCATCCCCAAAGTATCGTTCATTCTATGGTAGAATATGTTGATGGATCGGTTATTGCCCAACTGGGACCCACTGACATGAAAATTCCGATACAATATGCACTAACTTATCCAGAGCGGATGCCTGCTCCGACGGAAGGGTTAGACCTCTTTTCAGCCAGCAGGTTAGAATTCCTTCCTCCGGATTTTGAGCGTTTTCCCTGTTTGGCCCTCGCCTACCAAGCCATTGAGGTGGGTGGCAGCCTGCCGGCAGTGCTAAATGCCGCCAACGAGGTAGCCGTCGAGGCTTTCCTGCAGGGGATGCTCCCCTTTACGGCAATCGCTAGCGTCGTCGAGGAAGTAATGCAGTCCCATGAGGTGCAGCCCTTGACTGAATTGGAGGGAGTCCTTGCTTGCGATGCCTGGGCTCGAAGTCATGCTCATCAGATTGTCAAAGGATGGTGTAGATGA
- the ytvI gene encoding sporulation integral membrane protein YtvI codes for MAQVQRLGLVMLGLILVTALLVKYLLPYLTPFVVALLLASLIDPAVDYLDQHLPISRGSAVIIVLLVVLVIVVCFFSLLVINISAELTDLLQRLPSYSENLSYYWTKWWDRVRSIYHSLDALPEPLAKIGQNTLSRLASIVEDAALVFLDIVKAVPRFFLTLTIASVATFFISRDKLGFFQFFLSLLPNQWKSDANRVKSEISTGILGFLRSQIILVTITSTLAITGLLVLKVPYPWILGFLSGLFDVMPMIGPGAVFLPLALYYTGIGRAEQGLAVLAVLAIILLVRQLSEPHIVASNVGLHPLTSLVAIYLGTQFLGVTGFILGPLTMVVLKAFFVVLIQPRLEQ; via the coding sequence TTGGCACAGGTACAGCGACTAGGTTTAGTGATGTTGGGGTTAATCCTGGTAACCGCCCTCCTAGTTAAGTACTTACTTCCTTACCTGACACCCTTTGTTGTTGCGTTATTGCTGGCCTCTCTCATCGATCCCGCGGTTGATTACTTGGACCAGCATTTACCTATTTCCCGAGGTAGTGCCGTTATTATTGTCCTGCTCGTCGTCCTGGTCATAGTGGTGTGCTTTTTCTCTCTGCTGGTGATTAACATTTCCGCTGAGCTGACCGACTTACTCCAAAGATTACCGAGCTATAGCGAAAACTTGAGTTATTACTGGACCAAGTGGTGGGATCGAGTCCGGTCCATCTACCACAGCCTTGATGCTTTACCGGAGCCCTTGGCTAAAATCGGACAGAACACCCTTAGCCGTCTGGCCAGTATCGTTGAGGATGCTGCCCTTGTGTTCTTGGATATAGTAAAGGCCGTGCCTCGCTTTTTCTTGACGTTGACGATTGCCAGTGTGGCTACGTTTTTTATTAGTCGAGACAAGTTGGGCTTTTTTCAATTCTTCTTAAGTCTCCTTCCCAATCAATGGAAATCCGATGCCAATCGAGTCAAGTCAGAGATCTCTACCGGCATCTTGGGATTTCTCCGTTCGCAGATAATCTTAGTTACCATAACATCTACCCTGGCCATAACCGGATTGTTAGTGTTGAAGGTGCCCTATCCATGGATTCTAGGGTTCTTGTCGGGACTCTTTGATGTGATGCCGATGATTGGTCCCGGAGCAGTCTTTTTGCCTTTAGCTCTTTATTACACCGGAATCGGTCGAGCAGAGCAGGGGCTGGCGGTATTGGCGGTGTTGGCAATTATTTTGTTGGTGCGGCAGCTGTCGGAGCCACATATTGTCGCCTCAAATGTCGGGCTCCATCCCTTGACATCCCTGGTTGCTATTTACCTTGGAACCCAATTCCTGGGGGTTACCGGGTTTATCCTCGGACCCTTGACAATGGTGGTTCTCAAGGCCTTTTTCGTGGTCTTGATTCAGCCGCGACTGGAGCAGTAA